Proteins from a single region of Streptomyces sp. HUAS 15-9:
- a CDS encoding ribose-phosphate diphosphokinase, with amino-acid sequence MRDIAVFSGSAHPELAQEVCAHLGVPLSPTRVSRFANDCLEVQLQGNCRERDVFIVQPLVKPVQEHLVELLMMCDAARGASAGRITVVMPHYSYARSDKKEAPRISLGGRLVADLMVAAGASRVLAMTLHSPQVHGFFSVPVDHLHALRELAAHFRQYDLTRTTVVSPDLGNAKEAAAFARLIGAQVAAGAKQRFSDDRVSISSVIGEVTGRDVIVLDDEIAKGSTVIELLGRLRESGPRSIRVACTHGLFAAGALKRLTEQPDVLEIVCTNTVPVPVEDIEEHKDRLRVLSIAPALAEAVRRIHNGESVSALFDAPRSE; translated from the coding sequence GTGCGTGACATCGCCGTCTTCAGTGGCAGTGCCCATCCCGAGCTGGCACAGGAGGTCTGTGCGCACCTCGGCGTGCCGCTCAGCCCCACCCGGGTCAGCCGGTTCGCCAACGACTGTCTGGAGGTGCAGCTTCAGGGCAACTGCCGGGAGCGGGACGTCTTCATCGTGCAGCCGCTGGTCAAGCCGGTGCAGGAGCACCTGGTCGAGCTGCTGATGATGTGCGACGCGGCCCGGGGCGCCTCCGCGGGCCGCATCACGGTCGTCATGCCGCACTACTCCTACGCCCGCTCCGACAAGAAGGAGGCGCCCCGTATCTCCCTCGGCGGCCGTCTGGTCGCCGACCTCATGGTGGCGGCGGGCGCGAGCCGCGTTTTGGCCATGACCCTGCACTCGCCGCAGGTGCACGGATTCTTCTCGGTGCCCGTGGACCATCTGCACGCGCTGCGTGAACTCGCCGCGCACTTCCGGCAGTACGACCTCACGCGCACCACCGTGGTCTCGCCGGACCTGGGCAACGCCAAGGAGGCCGCCGCGTTCGCCCGGCTGATCGGCGCCCAAGTCGCGGCCGGTGCCAAACAGCGGTTCTCGGACGACCGGGTGAGCATCAGCTCCGTGATCGGCGAGGTGACCGGGCGGGATGTCATCGTGCTGGACGACGAGATCGCCAAGGGCAGCACGGTGATCGAACTCCTGGGAAGGCTACGGGAGTCGGGGCCGCGCTCGATCCGGGTGGCCTGCACGCACGGGCTGTTCGCGGCGGGCGCCCTGAAGCGGCTGACCGAGCAGCCGGACGTGCTGGAGATCGTGTGCACCAACACCGTGCCGGTACCGGTGGAGGACATCGAGGAGCACAAGGACAGACTGCGCGTTCTGTCCATCGCCCCGGCGCTCGCCGAGGCCGTACGCCGGATTCACAACGGTGAGTCCGTCAGCGCCCTGTTCGACGCGCCCCGGAGCGAATAG
- a CDS encoding anti-sigma factor antagonist (This anti-anti-sigma factor, or anti-sigma factor antagonist, belongs to a family that includes characterized members SpoIIAA, RsbV, RsfA, and RsfB.), with product MRQDPASLSRHLRVHQDRGHTVLEFRGEIDIAAATEIAPYLDRVTDRTGARIVLDLRHIEFFDCSGLRLLYRARRRVLDRDGQLQLVCTHPLTLRVFRLTGLSRLLPPQPTLDAALGQPEATSGSL from the coding sequence GTGCGACAGGACCCGGCATCGCTGTCCCGGCATCTGCGTGTCCACCAGGACCGCGGTCACACGGTGCTGGAGTTCCGCGGCGAGATCGACATCGCCGCGGCCACGGAGATCGCTCCGTATCTGGACCGGGTGACGGACCGGACCGGTGCCCGGATCGTGCTCGACCTGCGGCACATCGAGTTCTTCGACTGCTCGGGGCTGCGCCTGCTGTACCGGGCCCGGCGCCGGGTGCTCGACCGCGACGGGCAGCTGCAGCTGGTCTGCACCCACCCGCTGACCCTGCGCGTCTTCCGGCTCACCGGACTCTCGCGGCTGCTGCCCCCGCAGCCGACCCTGGACGCGGCCCTGGGCCAGCCCGAGGCCACGTCCGGCTCGTTGTGA
- a CDS encoding TetR/AcrR family transcriptional regulator: MTRPAPEDPRAARTRARLRAALLEECAERPLQEVGVAALARRAGVGRATFYVHYDGLEALAVDACADVVRDAVDALHAWRGRPDPVHAPPALREFFAGLAPHAALYRTLLTPGGGGPLGRVLHRDLRARSLAERELAGAADAPLVASAVAATFAGVLADWLHGLLTASSDEVADQVWQLLVALHMSR; encoded by the coding sequence GTGACCCGGCCCGCACCCGAGGACCCGCGGGCCGCGCGCACCCGGGCACGGCTGCGCGCCGCCCTGCTGGAGGAGTGCGCCGAGCGGCCCCTGCAGGAGGTGGGCGTGGCCGCGCTGGCACGCCGGGCCGGGGTCGGCCGGGCCACCTTCTACGTGCACTACGACGGCCTGGAGGCACTCGCGGTCGACGCCTGCGCGGACGTCGTACGGGACGCGGTCGACGCGCTGCACGCCTGGCGCGGGCGCCCCGATCCGGTGCACGCCCCGCCCGCGCTGCGGGAGTTCTTCGCGGGCCTCGCCCCGCACGCGGCCCTGTACCGGACTCTGCTCACGCCGGGCGGCGGCGGGCCGCTGGGCCGGGTCCTGCACCGGGATCTGCGGGCCCGCAGCCTGGCCGAGCGGGAGCTGGCGGGCGCCGCGGACGCCCCGCTGGTCGCCTCGGCCGTGGCCGCCACTTTCGCCGGTGTGCTCGCCGACTGGCTGCACGGGCTCCTGACGGCCTCCTCGGACGAAGTCGCCGACCAGGTCTGGCAGTTGCTGGTGGCGCTGCACATGAGCCGGTGA
- the tuf gene encoding elongation factor Tu → MAKAKFERTKPHVNIGTIGHIDHGKTTLTAAITKVLHDKFPELNPFTPFDQIDKAPEERQRGITISIAHVEYQTERRHYAHVDCPGHADYIKNMITGAAQMDGAILVVAATDGPMPQTKEHVLLARQVGVPYIVVALNKTDMVDDEEILELVELEVRELLTEYEFPGDDVPVVRVSALRALEGDPHWTASVLELLDAVDEFVPEPERDVDRPFLMPVEDVFTITGRGTVVTGRIERGTLRVNSEVEIIGIHPQKTRTTVTGVEMFRKLLDEGRAGENVGLLLRGVKREEVERGQVVIKPGSVTPHTVFEARAYILSKDEGGRHTPFFDNYRPQFYFRTTDVTGVVTLPKGTEMVMPGDNTTMRVELIQPIAMEEGLKFAIREGGRTVGAGQVTRIIT, encoded by the coding sequence GTGGCGAAGGCGAAGTTCGAGCGGACCAAACCGCACGTCAACATCGGCACCATCGGTCATATCGACCATGGCAAGACGACCCTCACGGCCGCCATCACGAAGGTGCTGCACGACAAGTTCCCCGAGCTCAACCCCTTCACGCCGTTCGACCAGATCGACAAGGCGCCGGAGGAGCGTCAGCGCGGCATCACCATCTCCATCGCGCACGTGGAGTACCAGACCGAGCGCCGGCACTACGCGCACGTCGACTGTCCGGGGCACGCGGACTACATCAAGAACATGATCACCGGTGCCGCCCAGATGGACGGCGCGATCCTCGTCGTCGCGGCCACCGACGGGCCGATGCCGCAGACCAAGGAGCATGTGCTGCTGGCCCGGCAGGTGGGCGTGCCCTACATCGTGGTCGCGCTCAACAAGACGGACATGGTGGACGACGAGGAGATCCTGGAACTCGTCGAACTGGAGGTGCGCGAGCTGCTCACCGAGTACGAGTTCCCCGGCGACGACGTGCCGGTGGTGAGGGTCTCCGCGCTCAGGGCGCTGGAGGGCGACCCGCACTGGACCGCCTCGGTACTCGAACTCCTCGACGCCGTCGACGAGTTCGTGCCGGAGCCGGAGCGCGACGTGGACAGGCCGTTCCTGATGCCGGTCGAGGACGTCTTCACCATCACCGGCCGCGGCACGGTCGTCACCGGCCGGATCGAGCGCGGCACGCTGAGGGTCAACAGCGAGGTGGAGATCATCGGCATTCATCCGCAGAAGACGAGGACCACGGTCACCGGTGTCGAGATGTTCCGCAAACTCCTCGACGAGGGGCGGGCCGGGGAGAACGTCGGCCTGCTGCTGCGGGGCGTCAAGCGGGAGGAGGTCGAGCGCGGCCAGGTCGTCATCAAGCCCGGCTCGGTCACACCGCACACGGTGTTCGAGGCACGGGCGTACATCCTGTCGAAGGACGAGGGAGGCCGGCACACGCCGTTCTTCGACAACTACCGCCCCCAGTTCTACTTCCGCACCACCGATGTGACCGGTGTGGTGACCCTGCCCAAGGGCACCGAGATGGTCATGCCGGGCGACAACACGACCATGCGCGTCGAGCTGATCCAGCCGATCGCCATGGAGGAGGGCCTGAAGTTCGCCATCCGGGAGGGCGGGCGGACGGTGGGCGCCGGTCAGGTCACCAGGATCATCACGTAG
- a CDS encoding ATP-binding protein has protein sequence MELATPPPAARAPVAWYSWWLMPLALGGGTVAATFMSSERITAAVVGAAATAASSVCVRLLLRSQKQLRRAEGSFRSSQAEHSQQWQQHVATLERKFSSERATLEAQLNEQAAAYEAQLSEHTAVYEAQLGDNARAYEERLAEQAKSYEAQLTDRAEAWQEQAVHLRTAVARLAGEQLPDALKRLRAGDAVDDLLPATDRSTKLDVELQADLRRILRTSLIGVEEEFNRSTSAEQAVISIGNRIHVLTSKLRGRLHEMQGEHGRLPAVARGLMELDQELGPADSLAASIGVLGGSDRPGRQWQEPQRLLSVVRGGIGRIKDFHRVEVRHLPELGVDGGLVDHLTLIFSHLLDNAARYSPPTEPVFVSGKEVPNGVGIEIQDSGKGLSEEKKREAEQSLTGTAAGPGLGGISEDANIGLRVVGILARRYGIRVTFADSPWLGTSVVVVVPHKYFSPLAAATSATAPAAPATPTATPPATPAPQSPEPAESVQADGTGLVDTTPGGLPRRRSRRREVEAEEAQSPQPADRADSTKVAAVPPDESFVGLAAFATAGRESAGPETATGPETPTADRSSTEFGIPVTAGHESAEEDTLGLRRESAVPGTDDDRAHGRGVEPVEAAAHDRASGPGPESAVAPAPFDGGESTEHRIEESD, from the coding sequence ATGGAACTCGCCACTCCGCCACCGGCGGCGCGGGCCCCTGTCGCCTGGTACAGCTGGTGGCTGATGCCACTGGCCTTAGGAGGTGGGACGGTTGCCGCCACGTTCATGAGCTCCGAGCGAATAACCGCCGCCGTCGTCGGCGCCGCCGCGACCGCGGCGAGCTCGGTCTGCGTGCGGCTCCTGCTCCGCTCGCAGAAACAGCTGCGCCGCGCCGAGGGCAGCTTCCGCTCCTCGCAGGCCGAGCACTCCCAGCAGTGGCAGCAGCATGTCGCCACCCTGGAACGTAAGTTCAGCTCCGAGCGCGCCACCCTCGAGGCCCAGCTGAACGAGCAGGCGGCCGCCTATGAGGCCCAGCTCAGTGAGCACACCGCGGTCTACGAGGCTCAACTCGGCGACAACGCACGGGCATACGAGGAGCGGCTGGCCGAGCAGGCCAAGTCCTACGAGGCGCAGCTCACCGACCGGGCCGAGGCCTGGCAGGAACAGGCCGTGCATCTGCGGACCGCCGTCGCCCGGCTCGCCGGCGAGCAGCTGCCCGACGCCCTGAAGCGACTGCGCGCCGGTGACGCAGTCGACGACCTGCTGCCCGCGACGGACCGGTCGACGAAGCTCGACGTGGAGCTCCAGGCAGACCTCCGCAGGATTCTGCGGACCTCCCTGATCGGTGTCGAGGAGGAGTTCAACCGCTCGACCTCGGCCGAACAGGCCGTGATCAGCATCGGCAACCGCATCCACGTCCTGACCAGCAAGCTCCGTGGCCGGCTGCACGAGATGCAGGGCGAGCACGGCCGGCTGCCCGCGGTGGCCAGGGGCCTGATGGAACTCGACCAGGAGCTCGGCCCCGCCGACTCGCTCGCGGCGAGCATCGGCGTGCTGGGCGGCTCGGACCGGCCGGGACGGCAGTGGCAGGAGCCGCAGCGACTGCTCAGCGTGGTCCGCGGCGGCATCGGCCGGATCAAGGACTTCCATCGTGTCGAGGTACGGCATCTGCCCGAACTCGGCGTCGACGGCGGCCTGGTGGACCACCTCACGCTGATCTTCTCCCACCTGCTGGACAACGCTGCCCGTTACTCGCCGCCCACCGAGCCGGTGTTCGTCTCCGGCAAGGAGGTGCCCAACGGCGTCGGCATCGAGATCCAGGACTCCGGCAAGGGCCTGAGCGAGGAGAAGAAGCGCGAGGCCGAGCAGTCCCTCACGGGCACCGCGGCCGGTCCCGGACTCGGCGGGATCTCGGAGGACGCCAACATCGGCCTGCGGGTCGTCGGCATCCTCGCCCGCCGCTACGGCATCCGGGTCACCTTCGCGGATTCGCCCTGGCTCGGTACCTCGGTGGTCGTCGTGGTCCCGCACAAGTACTTCAGCCCCCTCGCGGCGGCCACCTCGGCGACCGCGCCCGCCGCCCCGGCCACCCCGACCGCCACGCCACCGGCGACGCCCGCACCGCAGAGTCCGGAGCCCGCCGAATCCGTGCAGGCCGACGGCACGGGCCTGGTGGACACCACACCGGGCGGACTGCCCCGGCGCAGGAGCAGGCGCCGCGAAGTGGAGGCGGAGGAGGCTCAGTCACCCCAGCCGGCCGACCGCGCCGACAGCACCAAGGTCGCCGCGGTGCCCCCGGACGAGTCCTTCGTCGGCCTGGCCGCCTTCGCCACGGCCGGACGCGAGTCGGCGGGGCCGGAGACGGCGACCGGACCGGAGACGCCGACCGCGGACCGGTCCTCCACGGAATTCGGGATTCCGGTCACTGCCGGGCATGAGTCCGCCGAGGAGGACACCCTCGGCCTGCGGCGGGAGTCCGCCGTACCGGGGACGGACGACGACCGCGCGCACGGCCGGGGAGTCGAGCCGGTGGAGGCGGCGGCCCACGACCGCGCGTCGGGCCCCGGACCCGAATCCGCCGTGGCACCCGCGCCGTTCGACGGCGGCGAGTCCACCGAGCACCGAATTGAAGAGAGCGACTAG
- a CDS encoding cytochrome P450 produces MNDQNLDGPDAPRGCPVAHGSGELARLYGPEAATDPLGIYERLRKEHGSVAPVLLEGDIPAWLVLGYRDSRRVLDNPRQFARDARTWRDWREGRVAETSALIPMLGWRPDCVSQDGEPHRRLRGAVSDVLQAAAGRGIRRHATHFANKQIDAFAVNGRADLVADYADYLPMLVMTRILGLAEAEGRRLVESCAQVLKGGEDAVVHDGRIREIFGELAERRRSEPASDLATDLLEHHAALDHDEVVHHLRVVLIAAHVTTNLLARVLQLILTDASRLSGLISGQLNISAVVEEVMWNSPPLAVLPGRFAASDVELGGHRIEEGDLLVLGLAPGNLDPEVRPDPGVSVQGNQAHLAFGAGPHECPGQTIGQSMIEVAVDVLLHRLPGLRLAVPAEELTTTASTWDSRLDRLPVEFPV; encoded by the coding sequence ATGAACGATCAGAATCTCGACGGTCCCGACGCCCCCCGCGGCTGCCCGGTCGCGCACGGTTCGGGCGAACTGGCCCGGCTGTACGGGCCCGAGGCGGCGACCGACCCGCTCGGCATCTACGAGCGGCTGCGCAAGGAGCACGGCTCCGTCGCGCCGGTGCTGCTGGAGGGCGACATCCCCGCCTGGCTGGTGCTGGGCTACCGAGACAGCCGGCGGGTGCTCGACAATCCCCGCCAGTTCGCCCGGGACGCGCGGACCTGGCGGGACTGGCGGGAAGGACGGGTCGCGGAGACTTCCGCGCTGATTCCGATGCTCGGCTGGCGTCCCGACTGTGTGTCCCAGGACGGCGAGCCGCACCGCAGGCTGCGCGGCGCCGTTAGCGACGTGCTGCAGGCTGCTGCCGGCCGCGGTATCCGGCGCCACGCCACGCACTTCGCCAACAAGCAGATCGACGCGTTCGCGGTCAACGGCCGCGCCGATCTGGTGGCGGACTACGCCGACTATCTGCCGATGCTCGTGATGACCCGCATTCTGGGGCTTGCCGAGGCGGAGGGGCGTCGGCTGGTCGAGTCCTGCGCCCAGGTGCTCAAGGGCGGCGAGGACGCCGTGGTGCACGACGGCAGGATCAGGGAGATCTTCGGTGAACTCGCCGAGCGCAGGCGGTCCGAACCCGCCTCCGACCTCGCCACCGACCTGCTGGAGCATCACGCGGCTCTCGACCACGACGAGGTCGTCCACCACCTGCGCGTGGTGCTGATCGCCGCGCACGTCACGACCAACCTGCTGGCCCGGGTGCTGCAGCTGATTCTGACCGACGCCTCCCGGCTCTCCGGGCTGATCAGCGGTCAGCTGAACATCTCGGCGGTGGTGGAGGAAGTCATGTGGAACTCTCCGCCGCTGGCCGTCCTGCCCGGGCGCTTCGCCGCCAGCGATGTCGAACTGGGCGGGCACCGCATCGAGGAGGGCGACCTGCTCGTTCTCGGTCTCGCCCCGGGCAACCTCGACCCCGAGGTCCGGCCCGACCCCGGTGTCTCGGTGCAGGGCAACCAGGCGCACCTGGCGTTCGGCGCGGGCCCGCACGAGTGCCCCGGGCAGACGATCGGGCAGTCCATGATCGAGGTTGCGGTGGACGTCCTGCTGCACCGGCTGCCGGGCCTGCGGCTGGCCGTGCCGGCGGAGGAGCTCACCACGACCGCCTCCACCTGGGATTCCCGGCTGGACAGGCTGCCGGTCGAGTTCCCGGTGTGA
- a CDS encoding GTP-binding protein, whose product MDWKGFDHPGEPAAGGTRSVKVMIAGGFGTGKTTMVRSVSDIKPLTTEETLTQASVEDDHLIGVADKAETTVSLDFGKISLNESLMLYLFGTPGQERFWFLWNGLFKGALGAVVLVDTRRLASSFRAIEEMERQDVPFVIALNIFPDSKQHPIEEIRDALDISPDIPVVACDARDRASSRDVLIALIRHLKERSAIALEPR is encoded by the coding sequence GTGGACTGGAAAGGCTTTGACCATCCCGGCGAACCCGCCGCCGGGGGCACCCGCTCGGTCAAGGTGATGATCGCCGGCGGGTTCGGCACCGGAAAGACCACCATGGTCCGCTCCGTCAGCGACATCAAGCCGCTCACCACCGAGGAGACCCTCACCCAGGCCAGCGTCGAGGACGATCATCTGATCGGCGTCGCCGACAAGGCCGAGACCACCGTCAGCCTGGACTTCGGCAAGATCAGCCTCAATGAGAGCCTGATGCTGTACCTGTTCGGGACGCCGGGCCAGGAGCGCTTCTGGTTCCTGTGGAACGGCCTGTTCAAGGGCGCGCTCGGCGCGGTGGTGCTGGTGGACACCCGCCGGCTGGCCTCCAGTTTCCGGGCGATCGAGGAGATGGAGCGGCAGGACGTGCCCTTCGTCATCGCGCTGAACATCTTCCCGGACTCCAAGCAGCACCCGATCGAGGAGATACGGGACGCCCTGGACATCTCCCCGGACATCCCCGTCGTGGCGTGCGACGCCCGCGACCGGGCCTCCAGCCGTGACGTACTGATCGCCCTGATACGTCATTTGAAGGAACGCTCCGCCATTGCACTGGAGCCCCGATGA
- a CDS encoding DUF742 domain-containing protein, with amino-acid sequence MSAPRPPTDPSGLERYYVLTRGRSKPGGSASSLDVATLIVSRTAPSPGMQHEHEEIVRRCRDPLSVAELGAHLGLPFNILAVLLADLLDAGRIEARDPIPAHHAGRGPDLALLQEVLSGLERL; translated from the coding sequence ATGAGTGCTCCCCGCCCGCCCACGGACCCGTCCGGACTCGAGCGCTACTACGTCCTCACCAGGGGGCGCAGCAAGCCGGGCGGGTCGGCGTCGAGCCTCGACGTGGCGACCCTCATCGTCTCCCGCACCGCGCCCTCACCGGGGATGCAGCACGAGCACGAGGAGATAGTCCGGCGCTGCCGCGATCCGCTGTCGGTGGCCGAGCTCGGCGCCCATCTCGGATTGCCCTTCAACATTCTCGCGGTGCTGTTGGCGGATCTGCTGGACGCAGGCCGTATTGAAGCCCGTGATCCCATTCCGGCGCATCACGCCGGACGCGGGCCCGACCTCGCGCTCCTCCAGGAGGTACTCAGTGGACTGGAAAGGCTTTGA
- a CDS encoding DUF1304 domain-containing protein, whose translation MEIVANVLVGLVAALHAYILVLEMFLWQKKPGRALHGFDPEMARATAPLAANQGLYNGFLAAGLAWGLIAADPTGFRVQVFFLSCVVVAGVFGALTANRRILFAQALPGALALTAVLLAR comes from the coding sequence ATGGAAATCGTGGCGAACGTGCTGGTCGGCCTGGTGGCCGCGCTGCACGCGTACATCCTGGTGCTGGAGATGTTCCTGTGGCAGAAGAAGCCGGGCCGGGCGCTGCACGGCTTCGACCCGGAGATGGCGCGGGCCACCGCGCCGCTCGCCGCCAACCAGGGGCTCTACAACGGCTTCCTGGCGGCCGGCCTGGCGTGGGGACTGATCGCCGCCGATCCGACCGGCTTCCGGGTCCAGGTGTTCTTCCTGTCGTGTGTGGTCGTCGCGGGCGTGTTCGGTGCGCTCACGGCCAACCGCCGCATCCTGTTCGCCCAGGCGCTGCCCGGCGCGCTCGCCCTGACCGCCGTGCTCCTCGCGCGGTGA
- a CDS encoding helix-turn-helix domain-containing protein, which yields MDDTYMQGVHLGVDHALQGFLERMAKPDTDWEPVKATYQRIGRGEAEEGRSLDSFQSALRLGARVTWRRVNALVDKGLLPRHVLGAFGEALFLHLDEMAAATTAGYTEARLHAAGELQQRRARLVDLLTADPPASAEAIADLAHAARWTVPRAVAVVAVDHGQWSGAEPIVPPEFLARFDVQPALLVVPDPEGPGRGRAVAGALNGLRAAMGPTVALQEGARSLHWAAEALDLVRRGVLVATEADSGIVRCQDHLSTLLLLRDDALLDAMAERRLRPLAQVRPPQRERLAETLLSWLQSGRGVPEVAGRLAVHPQTVRYRMRQLDELFGGLLHDPEARFEMQLALRARELRRGGGTGSGDPG from the coding sequence ATGGACGACACTTACATGCAGGGTGTGCATCTCGGTGTGGACCACGCGCTGCAGGGATTCCTGGAGCGGATGGCCAAACCGGACACCGACTGGGAGCCCGTGAAGGCGACGTACCAGCGCATCGGCCGCGGTGAGGCCGAGGAGGGACGCAGCCTCGACTCGTTCCAGTCGGCGCTGCGCCTGGGCGCACGGGTGACCTGGCGCCGGGTGAACGCATTGGTCGACAAGGGCCTGCTGCCCCGCCATGTGCTGGGCGCCTTCGGCGAAGCGCTGTTTCTGCACCTGGACGAGATGGCGGCCGCGACGACGGCGGGCTACACCGAGGCACGTCTGCACGCGGCCGGTGAGCTCCAGCAGCGCCGGGCACGCCTGGTCGATCTGCTCACCGCCGATCCCCCGGCCTCGGCCGAGGCGATCGCGGATCTCGCGCACGCCGCGCGCTGGACGGTGCCGCGAGCCGTGGCGGTGGTGGCGGTGGACCACGGGCAGTGGTCGGGGGCGGAGCCCATCGTGCCGCCGGAGTTCCTGGCCCGGTTCGATGTGCAGCCCGCGCTGCTGGTCGTGCCCGACCCGGAGGGGCCGGGCCGGGGGCGGGCGGTGGCCGGGGCGCTGAACGGACTGCGGGCGGCGATGGGGCCGACGGTCGCGCTCCAGGAGGGGGCGAGATCGCTGCACTGGGCGGCCGAGGCGCTGGATCTGGTGCGCCGGGGTGTGCTCGTGGCCACCGAGGCGGACTCCGGGATCGTGCGCTGCCAGGACCATCTGTCCACGCTTCTGCTGCTGCGCGACGACGCGCTGCTGGACGCCATGGCCGAGCGCCGGCTGCGCCCGCTGGCACAGGTGCGCCCGCCGCAGCGCGAACGGCTGGCGGAGACCCTGCTGAGCTGGCTCCAGTCCGGCCGGGGCGTCCCCGAGGTCGCCGGGCGGCTGGCCGTGCATCCGCAGACGGTGCGTTACCGGATGCGGCAGCTGGACGAGCTGTTCGGCGGGCTGCTGCACGACCCGGAGGCCCGCTTCGAGATGCAGCTGGCCCTGCGCGCCCGGGAGCTCCGCAGGGGCGGCGGAACCGGGTCGGGCGACCCGGGGTGA
- a CDS encoding roadblock/LC7 domain-containing protein, producing the protein MTQQGTDVSWALRDLVESIPEIRFALVASSDGKAITSFGAEDPDDVDRFAAVVAGLQALAQPVAEQFPKYAGQLRLAMIEVDGGHLFVVRAGVETYLGVLAREGLDQGLLGHQMRDLARRMGELLGTTPRLEEHSG; encoded by the coding sequence ATGACGCAACAGGGAACCGACGTGAGCTGGGCGCTCCGCGATCTGGTGGAGAGCATCCCGGAGATCCGCTTCGCCCTCGTGGCCTCCAGCGACGGCAAGGCCATCACCTCCTTTGGCGCCGAAGACCCCGACGACGTTGACCGCTTCGCGGCCGTGGTGGCCGGCCTGCAGGCACTGGCCCAGCCGGTCGCCGAGCAGTTCCCCAAGTACGCGGGCCAGTTGCGGCTCGCGATGATCGAGGTCGACGGGGGTCATCTGTTCGTCGTGCGGGCGGGCGTCGAGACGTATCTCGGCGTCCTGGCCCGTGAAGGACTCGACCAGGGCCTGCTGGGACACCAGATGAGGGACCTGGCCCGCAGGATGGGTGAGCTTCTCGGCACCACTCCGCGCCTGGAGGAGCACTCTGGATGA